The proteins below are encoded in one region of Saccopteryx leptura isolate mSacLep1 chromosome 1, mSacLep1_pri_phased_curated, whole genome shotgun sequence:
- the REELD1 gene encoding LOW QUALITY PROTEIN: reelin domain-containing protein 1 (The sequence of the model RefSeq protein was modified relative to this genomic sequence to represent the inferred CDS: inserted 1 base in 1 codon; deleted 1 base in 1 codon) — protein MGVPAALVGWVCVALCLASCSSAFSHGASPLACEHMQPKHIEAPLQSPGTHRVTVHAGRSSSSPGDTVPVTMKSSCDFMGFLLQARRASDHQIAGTFLPVPPHAQLMTCFKEADTVTCSDKSQKRNLSFKWKAPAQPTGDIRFFLSVIQSYFVYGARIKSSVVSQQTRRRAHSHGCMEPGSLTPHPWAEARGIEGPVPGTVIGPILQMKALMLSEDLPKASRNQQSREQNPDANLTATPALASCTTCSCFCMQLPLLLSAIAFAGGHSSDPVPARTGVSQFPGGAETVFQPPSDTTPAVSSGQPSRRDSNSTLEPSLDVRGLERLVALRTWSTEGFASSPSAHYRTQDDPSFDSSESCLPSDKNEQDKMETSNKTVTRAPLDTVHLTYPQRLWLSEARAGNGAGAASPTPVSHTSASPRPPTAAGQSEAPRPAASFLSQSKHKEPSMGEGNGEARVGSPRKTNPRPEPGXRRASAPSGIQLGTPQLGILLCLSATLGMTRVAADLCYLRTQYCHQWLGMALREPAWDAVARGDGAETVPVRQAGENTCVLVEAEYNWITPSAGSKETVP, from the exons ATGGGGGTGCCTGCCGCCCTGGTGGGCTGGGTTTGTGTGGCCCTCTGcctggcttcctgctcctccgccttTTCCCATGGAGCCAGCCCCTTGGCCTGTGAGCACATGCAGCCCAAGCACATCGAAGCCCCACTTCAGAGCCCGGGGACCCACCGTGTCACCGTGCATGCTGGCAGGTCTTCCTCCTCCCCAGGTGACACGGTGCCAG TGACCATGAAGAGCAGTTGTGACTTCATGGGATTCCTACTTCAGGCCAGAAGAGCGTCTGATCATCAGATAGCGGGCACCTTCCTTCCCGTTCCTCCCCATGCCCAGCTGATGACTTGCTTTAAAGAGGCTGACACAGTCACCTGCTCTGACAAGTCCCAGAAGAGGAACCTATCCTTCAAGTGGaaggccccagcccagcccacggGGGACATCAGATTTTT TTTATCAGTCATCCAGTCATATTTCGTTTATGGGGCAAGGATTAAATCATCTGTTGTGTCCCAACAGACACGCAGGAGAGCCCATTCCCACGGCTGCATGGAACCTGGCTCACTGACCCCCCAtccctgggcagaggccaggggcaTTGAAGGACCTGTCCCAG GTACTGTTATTGgtcccattttgcaaatgaaggCGCTGATGCTCTCGGAGGACTTGCCCAAAGCCTCCAGGAATcagcagagcagagaacagaaccCAGACGCTAATTTGACAGCAACACCTGCACTTGCTTCCTGCACCACATGCAGCTGTTT CTGCATGCAGCTACCTCTGCTATTGTCTGCTATTGCCTTTGCTGGAGGACACAGCTCAGATCCTGTTCCTGCCAGGACTGGGGTGTCACAGTTTCCTGGGGGTGCAGAGACTGTGTTCCAACCACCATCAGACACAACTCCTGCAGTCAGCAGTGGCCAGCCATCCCGCAGGGACAGCAACTCAACCCTAGAACCCTCCCTGGATGTCCGTGGGCTGGAGAGGCTCGTGGCCCTCAGGACATGGTCCACTGAGGGCTTTGCTTCCAGCCCTAGTGCCCACTACAG GACTCAGGATGATCCAAGTTTTGATTCATCAGAAAGTTGCCTGCCCTCGGATAAGAATGAACAG GATAAAATGGAGACCTCTAACAAGACGGTGACGAGAGCTCCTCTGGACACTGTCCATCTCACCTATCCCCAGCGCCTCTGGCTTTCTGAAGCCCGGGCTGGGAACGGGGCAGGGGCAGCCAGCCCGACACCCGTCTCCCACACCTCTGCCTCTCCCAGGCCACCCACTGCTGCTGGCCAGTCAGAGGCACCCAGGCCGGCTGCCAGCTTCTTGTCTCAGTCAAAGCACAAGGAGCCCAGCATGGGGGAGGGAAATGGAGAGGCCAGAGTGGGCTCCCCCAGGAAGACCAACCCAAGGCCTGAGCCTG CAAGGAGAGCCAGTGCCCCTTCGGGGATCCAGCTTGGGACTCCTCAACTGGGAATCCTGCTCTGCCTTTCGGCCACTTTGGGCATG ACGCGTGTAGCTGCTGACCTGTGCTACCTGCGCACCCAGTATTGCCACCAGTGGCTGGGGATGGCCCTCCGCGAGCCTGCGTGGGATGCTGTTGCCAGGGGCGACGGGGCTGAGACTGTGCCCGTCAGGCAGGCTGGGGAGAACACCTGTGTGTTGGTTGAAGCCGAATACAACTGGATCACTCCCTCTGCGGGGAGCAAGGAAACAGTCCCCTGA